A window of Chelmon rostratus isolate fCheRos1 chromosome 18, fCheRos1.pri, whole genome shotgun sequence genomic DNA:
CTGCTCACAATTTAAGGTCTAACTGAGCATATACAGTAAATTGAGTACATGATGAAATTTCCCAAGCTTCAACAATCTCCCCTCGAATGAAGCccagataaagaaaataaatgcaagaCACATCGGATCATCATTTGTACTCAATTTCATTATTCAAAAACAACctcaaaaataatttccatttccatGTACTGACATCAAATTAAACACAGTTTTCAAGGAAGTTTTATTCTTCAGAAGTTTGGTCCTTATAAATATGCATTATATACAAAATAATATTATAAAACATATAAAGAGCAGTGTGTCATATTTAAATTAAACTCTGGAAATAATCACtttaaaaaattacattatTGGTTCTGTATTTTTGAAATTTATTATAGGCAGGCAGTGGTGTGACAGTCTTTTCTCcttgttttgagtctctttgttttttctcagttgggctgcatgaaaacatttctaTGCAAACCTTTCCTTTCTCTTGGATCTTGCTGGCACGGCACTGACTATCGCGCTCCTGTGGTTTTCTCTTCGAATCCCTGTTGATTAAAAGGTATTTTCCCCGATTTATGTTTGTAGTGCAAATGATCCAAGAACAGACAAGGGCACACATTTAGCATTCAAACCCCCTCTTTTAAGGCTTCTAGTGAATTTGGGCTGCATACAATCTTCACCATTGCATGGAAAAGTCCAACCAGTCATTTTCACGTGATTGACAGTTGAAGATTAGTTTCAGACATTCATagctctcagtgtttgtgaggTTGGATTGTGACGGTGGGTGAGTTCACTCGTCTCGACCCTGAGTCTTGCATAGCAGGCGAAGATGGCAggagtgaggtgtgtgtgtggggaggggcGGGGCTGGGCGGGGCTGAAGGGGTCAAATCTTAGGCACCTTTTTTATTGATTGGTTGGCTGTCAAAGTCATGATTATCACACAAGGCCGGGTCAGATACGAGGGGCAATGAtccaccttcacctccttctACTGTCCAGGATGGCCGAGATtataaattaatatttcacCGATGCTCTGTCAGTCTTCACACCTTGTGTAGTCAGTCTGTTCGCCAGTCCGTTCAACCATTGTCACAACTGAGAGAGGTCCTTCACTGTACATGGTTTGCATACAAACACTCGGTCAACATGAAGTTTCTCAGTtctcgtttttcttttttttttgttttgcagagcaGAGGTTTCTGCCCTCTCCAGTTCTCAAGTGttccagagcagcagtggaCATCTTAAACAATCTCCAGTCTCTTCTCAGCATTTGTAAACAATCCAGAATATGATATTCTGCCTCGATTGTGTCTTTGTCCTCCTTCCCTCGCTTTCAGACCCCTCACAGTTTATACCTACAGGgggggaaaaaggagagaaagaaattaTAGTGGGAATACAACAAAATGGAATAACAGAATAATCCCAAATTGTTTTCACAGCGCTTTTTGAACTATCATAGGTCGTGTGCTCCAGCATCAACATTATATTTTCTTTGGAAATGAACATCTTAAAAATTCCACGAAATGCCACAGCAGTAAAACATAGCACCTTCGAGACCAGGCCGAGCCAAACATGTGTGAGGAATCAGCATAAGTTTGGACTCTGGGTCACCGCATGGCCAAGATAAAGAATAGCCGGTGTaatttacagaaaacaataatgcTGCTGATTGGGCATCATCCCCCGTCACAAACACTGGTGCACCAGTGAGGGACGGCGGACCTGGGACGACAGGATGCTGATGAAGATGCGATTTTGTTTTGGCTCACCTCAGTCGCTATGACGCATTCCCTCCGCTCCTCCGCTATAACGAATACCGACTGGTACATGGAGTCTCTTGAGGAACATATCGTTGATATCCTACACTCTGGcttttcactgcaaacacaaatcacactTTGTGTTAACACAGACGTGGAGCACATGGCAGAGCTATGCATTCggcacgcacacatacactgagGCAAATACATATAAACTCCGTGTGAATGAGGAATGTGTCGTTTCCAAGCTGGGCTCAAACAAGTGACTGGTGCGTGAGTGGTAGTGCTCATCAACATTAATTTCCACACTGTATCAAGATGATAATTAGAGGAGATCTATGGAAGTTTCCCTGTGACACAGATTATCATATGTCCCGAATTACAGTTTAGTACAAGCAGTGTGAACATGGTTCCTCTTACCTGTACATTCGACTCAAGGGCATTTTGTCTTCTAAACATTTGTCATAAATAAGACTTTTATCCTCTTGTGACTTTTCATCCTTGAACTCCTTTGATTTCGAGTTGTAAGAGTCCAAGTGATAGTTTTTGTGGATAAAGTTCGATTTCTCTGATTCGCAGTCCACCTCCAGGCCGATTTTCTGGTTGGTGTTTTTCAGCTGGGACGCCGGGATCAGGTTGTCTCTCTGCACGTTGGACAAGTTGTTCATCGTCTCCgtgtctcccctctctctttggGCCTGCCTGTGGATGTGCCTCAAAGCCAAGCCCACCATGCACAACAGCACGAGCAGCGCCACCAGCCCCACGGCCAGAGAAACCGCCGCCCACTGGAAGCCGTCTTGGATCTCTCCTTTGGTCACCGGAGAGGTGACGGCGGCGAAGAACTCGCAGCGAGGCCCGGTGAAGCCTGACGTGCAGACGCAGGTTGCCGGGGGCTTGCCCGGCCCACCGCCCCCCGTGCAGAGACCCCCGTTGAGACAGGGCCGAAGGGAGCACTCATCCAGGATTCTGTCGCAGTTGCGTCCGCCGTAGCCCGCAGGACAGACGCAGGTGTAGTCGTTGATTCGGTCTTGGCAGGTGCCGCCATTGAGGCAGGGGTTCCCGGCACACTCGTTGATGTTGATTTCGCAACGCTGGCCGGTAAATCCCGCTCGGCAGCTGCACACCCGCATGCCACCGTGGATCAGACACAGACCACctacagaagaggagaggaggacggTTAGTATCAACAACTGCAACATCAAGACATTTCAAAATCAGAAACATGATTTTCATAAACCCCCCACGAGGCCCCCTCAGTTCACACATCGCCATCAAACCCACAGTGTGACCACAGATCTGTGTATTGTTCTCCCAACGCAGACCAATCCCAGAACCCTCAGTGTTTACACGAAGACAGAAATCGAGCTGCGCTGGATATTTGTCCCCTTTCATCAACAACCGCAGCGAGCTGTGGCAACATTTACAAGCTCCTGCTCTGAGCTGCCGAGTGTTTATACGCAGGACAATAGACACCAAGTTCCCACCAATTCCTGTTGTTCCTCACTGCTTCCAGTTGCAGGAATTTGAAGGGGGGAGAAAGAGCGAGGGGAAGTTCAGAAAGGGGGGcaaagaggggaggaagactGTACCATTAGCGCAGGGAAGCGACGTGCACTTGTCCACTCTCTTCTCGCAGTTGAGTCCGGTGTAGCCGCGGGGACACTCGCACATGTAGCTGCGGCCATTGTCCTTCTCCCAGCATTTGCCACTGTGGAAACAGGGGGAATCGGCGCACGTCAGCAGGCTGTGCTCACAGTGGGAACCCTCGAAACCTTGGGGACATGTGCACATGTAGCCGCTCTCCAAATTCTGTGGGGGAggttggaaaaaagaaagggaaacgTTAGTTGGCCGGGCAGAACATAGAGCCAAAACACTTAGAACGCAGAGATGTATGTGTTTGGAACCTACTGTGCATATCCCTCCGTTCCTGCAGGGGTTGCTGTCACACTCCTGCATCTCCAGCTCACAGTTGACCCCTGTGAAACCGGGCAGGCATGTACACGTGTAGCTTCCCTGTCCTGTGTTCATACAGGTGGCGCCATTCACACAGGGATGATGATGGGTGCAGAAGTTCAGATCTggggggagagaggagtgtttgtttacagggagcctgcagagggagagaaccCTAACCCTGTCTACCCCGGATGTGCACGGGGCTATGAATGGAACACTTCAGAGGAAACCTAATTTACTAATGCTTTCAAGTTAATTCGAATGAAAACAGCGGGCAAGTAATACGAGAACATCTTTTAAAaaggaacagcagcagtggtCCAAGTTGTGTGGTGTACCTTGGTCACATAATAGGCCTCCCCAGCCCTCCTGACAGTTACACTGCCATGGCAGCTGGCAGGTGCCGTGCTTACAGGCCGGGTACTTCTTACACTCGTCGCAGAACGTGCCCTGCCAGCCGTCTCTGCATCTGCATAACGACAAAACAGGTTCTCTGATTAATCGCTCATTCCTTTCCACGAATAACACATAAGAATCTAGTAATTCAGCTTTATTTGATCACATGTGCAAAGAGCTGACTTCGAGGGTGGACCTCTATGTTTTACAGCCCCGTCATGGCTTAGCTGGTGGCTACAATATGAAATCAGTCATCAATCAGGTAGCAGGACATTAATAGCTGCGCCACAGTTAGATACAGTCATTAAATGCTCCTTTAAATCCATTGTGCAAACCGAGAAAtcaaaagtgattttttttttctcagaaggCAAAGTGACATCATGCATCAGCACTGGGGATCATGCTGAACCCCACTACGTCATTACACATCAGTTATTACACATAATAAAAGCTTTGACGACATTGCAAACAAATGCCGAAACTTTAGGACCGCCAGATGTTTGGGATCTAACAATCATGTAGGTATGCAGAGTATATTAaggaaaaataatgatgaagTATTAATACAAAGGTGAAATATTACTTTACAGATTTCTGTCAGCCAGCCAACAGTCAAAGTCATTCATCTGATTGTTTCCCATGAATATCTATTTCTCAGCCTTGTCGAAGCATGAGACTGCGGGGCTTAAGATGTACTTTTAAGGTTCCAGCATTTTTCGCTGAGCGAGCAGAGGCATGGGCGCAGCTCTACGGTGTTGGGTGTCTGAAGGGTTTAACCTCAATTTGGGTCCGTTTTAGGCGGTGGGAATGATGGATTCGTGTCTAAAAAGAGGGCAGCGGCGGATTCAGGAGGAATTTCTCACAGCGAGCACGTATGCGTTGTGCGTGTGAGTTCTGCTCGctggtgagtgagtgagtgagacagGGCAGCGACAAGACAGGAACATGGGAAGCGGAGAAGCCAGCGAGTGACGCAGGGAGACGCGAGAGGGAATAGACCCAAATGATGTTGATTTAGTGAATGTCAGCGTCTCTTCATAAATGCCATGGAGGCAAGAATAGCCTGTGTGAGTCTTCAAAGGATGAAACATCGCTCTGGTTTCGTTGTATATAAACGAAATTTGCAGGAGACAGAGTTGCTGATGTTAATATGACAACATGCTCGAAAATGAAGACGGATCTCAGAGCAGCCAAAGCTCTCCGTGCACCGTTCCCATATGTGTTCCTTCCTACAGCCGACACCTATTTCGACACTTCATAATTATTGATACTTACACACACTCGCCCGGTTTGGAGCAGTTTCCATTCCTCTCGCTGCAGCCCTCCAGACAGATAgctacagagaaagagaggaaaaaaacaaatagtcaGTCTGAGGCTCTCCAATCTGGTTGTCTCGGCATAACTGTGCCTTGGTGAAtgttgattgattttatttatggattgtaaaacacagaaaaaaacagcatatacATATCCCACAACtttcaaactgttaaaaaaaataccaaGTAAGAAGTCAAATTGATCCTGATACTGTTAGAATAACATGAGAGGAGCCCCTCATGCTCGATAACAACAACCAAGGTTACAGAGCTCCCACTTTCTTGAAATAGCCTCTCTGTTGAAATACATGAGGCCTCAATCTGTCTCAACTTTCCTCAGAAGCCTCCATTTGATCTAAACCTGTCCGCCACACCCCCAGCCGCCgcatggggtgtgtgtgtgtgtgtgtgtgtggggggggggtcggTGGCGGgtttgtttgtcctgttttaaGTGCACCGGTCTTGCATGACACTGATTCGCGGGGCAGCATATCAGGCGGCTGACGGTAAGCGGCCGGTTTAGTCCAGAACAGATGCTCGCTCTCAATAGCAGACAGCTGTCACTATTGTTGTTTGTGGTCTGCCAGAACCATATTTGCAGCTGCTACAACCGCGCGCTCAACAATGGAAGGGACTAAACATCGATGGCGCGTGGCGGATAATAATGCCGCGATTAACCTTGGCGCGTGCAGTCGGCCGGGCTCCTCCTATCAGTGCCCGCGCGCCCCCACCCGCCTCCCAGCCTGCGGATTAAGTTACCGGGCACGCGCGCTTCATTACTTTA
This region includes:
- the dll4 gene encoding delta-like protein 4 — translated: MAAWFTFTIAFSTTLISQVFGSGVFELDLHEFKNHKGLLANGNACKPNCRTYFRICLKNYQAVVSPGDCIFGSTMTAVLGANSFSARDSGTLPRPIQIPFNFGWPGSFSLIIEAWHSPYGNLPVDTNNPDFLISFFAIQRQLGVGTDWSQDMQTGKQTELRYSYRFICNESYYGESCSKKCTPRDDRFGHYTCNRDGQLSCLPGWKGKYCEEPICLEGCSERNGNCSKPGECVCRDGWQGTFCDECKKYPACKHGTCQLPWQCNCQEGWGGLLCDQDLNFCTHHHPCVNGATCMNTGQGSYTCTCLPGFTGVNCELEMQECDSNPCRNGGICTNLESGYMCTCPQGFEGSHCEHSLLTCADSPCFHSGKCWEKDNGRSYMCECPRGYTGLNCEKRVDKCTSLPCANGGLCLIHGGMRVCSCRAGFTGQRCEININECAGNPCLNGGTCQDRINDYTCVCPAGYGGRNCDRILDECSLRPCLNGGLCTGGGGPGKPPATCVCTSGFTGPRCEFFAAVTSPVTKGEIQDGFQWAAVSLAVGLVALLVLLCMVGLALRHIHRQAQRERGDTETMNNLSNVQRDNLIPASQLKNTNQKIGLEVDCESEKSNFIHKNYHLDSYNSKSKEFKDEKSQEDKSLIYDKCLEDKMPLSRMYSEKPECRISTICSSRDSMYQSVFVIAEERRECVIATEV